AAGTTGAAAGTAATTTAAGGGGTCAAGTAAGAAGAATCATGACCCTTAAATTATAATCAAAGGACAAGATTGAAAGATGATCATTAAATTTTGGccattaattttaatccaaagatCAAAATTTCCCTATCTTGGCTCAAATTAAGTAAATAACTTCTTGAGAGAATCCTTATCCAAtctattttgtaaattatttcattaagggtattatacgTATTAAGTAGAGATATTtagattaatgaataaagaaattttgagtagttcaaagttgtaatttgaTAAAAGGGAAAggggttgatgttttatataataatatagacaaaagtaagtacccgcgcgttgcgacggtaaaatggtagggtgataggtcataggttgTGATATGTCATggagtgtgataaccaaatgtcttagtcgtacgggctccaccctcagatttattcgtcgaaagtatatcgaatgacatctctaatgaaagatcatgaaattttaagaacacccatataatttttataatttatcgatttacggtttttgagataaaagattttgaatgaattagagaaatttatggagaagagagaaaaatgagtggttgaaatttgaggagagtgaaaaaaatgagttgttgatatttattttaagggtattatgaataagtgatagGGGTATATTGGGGTTATCACTTGTGTAAAGTTGAAAAAGTAGAggaaacaaatgctttataatgtagtagagatataGATGTTATTAATGATATTATGAGTATAATAgatatgtatatttaaattagtaaataaagaataaaaataacttaGATATACTAGATCCATCGGTGTAGTTTATTTGAATGGAAATTCCATCAAGTTGAAAGTAATTTGAGGGGTCAAGTAACAAGAATCATGATCCTTAATTATAATCAAATGTCAAGATCAAAAGgtaatttttaaatcttgaccattgattttaatagAAAGATCAAGATTTTCCTAACTTGACTTAAATTAAGTAAATAACTCCCTAACGTTGTGTTCTCGAGTTCTTTTTTAAAGGAAggggaaagaaaagaagagaggtGAATGGAAGAGAAGGGGTAGATtttctttccttccaaatcatcccaaaagtggaAGGAAAAAATTGTAACCAAAATGTATTGAACTCTCCTTCCAactcctttcctttcttttctcttcttctctttaatgaaactcaagaacacaaatattttaaaaaaccttcatatttttttcctttttcttcaaTAAAAAACTCGAAAACACAGCATAAGAGAATCCCCAtccaatttatttaaaaatgagtGGATCTTGCAGGATTGGTCTAGCCAAACCTAGACTTAAGTACTAACCATTGTTAGCCCTAAAAGTCAAAATGTAATCATGGTTAGGTTAACTTAACCATAGTTAAGTTAAAATTTAACATGAGTCAAGGTTATCACTAGGGTTTAAAAGATGTGTGAAGCAAAGTAAGGAGGTATATAAATTGGGGATTTTATATGATTTAGCTCAACAAAAGAAGGACCGAAcctcaaatatataaacataaataaataaataatattaataagatTTGTTTTGTTATAAGCTGGATATGCCGTACTGCTTGTTGTAAGTAATTCAAATCCTGAACCAAACAAAGCTTCCGCCTTTggtatgttttcttttctttttcttttcttccccaactcattttttttttattttgtaagtaaagtttttagggttttttttttttatcaataaaaataactttgtttttatgtttaaagatccgattttttttatctactttCATTTAATGTTGATGTGATTCCAATGTTATATTAGTCATTATGTTACTATTACCTGTCTTTAGATCATGCTCATAGCTATAAAAATGTGATGTTCTTGTATGAATTCAAGATTTGAAGTTGTTtctgtgtatatatgtatatgtgtgtgtatatgtatatttgtgtgtatatgtatatgtgtgtatgcaTATCTATGGTTCTGTGTATACGTATATGTGGATGTGcgtgtatgtatgtgtatatatgtgtatatatatgtatatatatgtataagtatCTTTGTATGAATCCTAGATCTAAACTATTGTTTGTGTATATGAATAGGTATGTATGTGTGTTTAACTGTTTACGAATACAAGATTTGaagttatatttgtttatatctaTCTCTATGTATaggtatgtatgtgtgtgtgtgtatgtgtataagTTCGTATGATTGAATTGAAACTGCCATGATTTCGAAGTTACGATCTGAAAATGTGTTGTTATTTATGAATGCTAGTGTTGAACATActtgaaaatttaaaagctGAGCGAAAATGTTGACACTGATAATAGGATTGTCGATTGTGGATTGTTTGCTATGAATAGATTGTGATAGATATTTGCTCTGTAGATCCTGTTGAAGACAAGAGGTAGATTATGGGAAACCTTGATTTGTTGCCAATTTGTTTACATCTACGTGGTTTGTTATAATTGGAATGTAAGTTAATGTAcgtaaaaaagttttttaagttAACGTCACATTTGAATTCGAGACGTCATCCTTGACCGATCATCATTGACATTTATACCGTTCATTTGCGATTTTTCTAGTTAGAAACTCGATATACGTGACGTAATACTATTCTAGTCTTAAAGTATCATCCGTGTTGATGTTCttgttattgttaatttttCTAAGCTGTTTCTCTTCACGTTCCACATTTTGGTTTATGTAAACCTATTGTCCTCAAACTAATTTATCAACTATCTTTTTCTGAATTAGGGCTAAATTTTTGTTGGGTCTAATCATAAAgttcattatcatttttattgatgttcttgttattttttttttaaacttttctaaCCGTTCCTCCTCTCATTCCGCATATTGGTTAATGAAAATCTATGTCTCAAACTAAgctatcaattttatttttgtgaattAGGGCAAAAACTTTTATTGCAGTCGTTGTCAAAACTTGGAGTTTGTGGAAGTGGACTCTAAATATCTAATGTAGTACTGCTTAAAGGAAGCTGTGAAGTAGATTAACCATTTAACTAAAGAATGGAATGCAACAGAGATGAAGCCACTAGGGCAAAGGAAATCGCTGAAAGTAAGTTCTCTAATAAGGACATTACAGGTGCAAAGAAATTTGCTTTGAAGGCTCAAAGTTTGTATCCAGACCTTGATGGTATTTCCCAGTTTTTAGCAATTCTAGATGTGCATGTTGCTGCTGAAAATAAATTTAACGGGGAATTAGATTTTTATGGGATACTTGGTGTGAACCCGTTAGCTGATGATGATACCGTGAGGAAGCATTACCGAAAACTAGCGTTAGCTCTTCATCCTGACAAGAACAAATCTATCGGGGCAGATCGGGCATTTCAATACGTTTCTGAAGCCTGGAATTTACTATctgataaaaacaaaagatcAGTGTATGATCATAAAAGGAATGTTAGGGTTTTTAAGCAGAAGGTTCAGACTCAAAATGGTGGTTCGCGACCGCCAAATGGTTTTCACTATTTCACAAAGGCTACAGCTGCACAAAAGGTTAAAGCAAAGGATACacctactactactactactactaaagCAAAGGATACGGCTACTACTACTAAAGCAAAGGATACATTTACTAAAACAAAGGATAATACCGCTAAAGGAAAGGAATCTACTGTCAAAAGAAAGGATACAACTAATAAAGTGAATGATACAGCTGCTAAAGCGATGGATGTTACTACCGATGCAAAGGATATGACCGACTCTCAAAAGGAAAAAGTTAAAGCAAATCCCATAAAAACAGGTCCGACCTCTGTTCCTTCATCATCGAATAAGCAAATGGTGTCCAAGACGTTTTGGACTGTATGCAAGAGATGCAAATTGCAGTATGAGTTTAGAAGAATGTATGTGAATAAAAATCTTCTATGTCCAACTTGCTATGGACCTTTTCTTGCAATAGAGACTCCGCCGCCAAATATCAATGCTTTTTCAGAAGTTCCAGAAAGCTCGCAAGAAGCAGGTAAAACTGTCATGAATGTAGAAACTTGCAAGACCGTGAAAGTTGAACCAGCTCATGGTACTAACTCCCAGTGGGTTCCATTTTCAAAAGTGAGCAGTCCAGCTGATGTTGCTCAAGCTGCTACTTTGGTTCAACAAACTTATCAGAAAGTGAAAAGGGATAGAGAAGAAGCTCAAGCAACCACTAAAAGAGAGAAAGCTTTGAGAAGGAAGATTGCGAAAAATGAAGCTAAGTTGTCATCTCAGCACTTGAATTCTATGAAAACGAAGCAGGATGTTGACGCGTTAGTTGCAACTAATGAAACTGGACCTACTGTGGTAAAGAAAGATGTTTCCGATACAGACATCAAGAATTGTCTCGTTAACAAGTCAAGAATGGAAATCAAAAAGAAATTACATGAATGGAGCTCAGAAACTGTCAAAGATTCGAAAGATCATGAGATGGATGTACCAGATTCAGATTTTCATAATTTTGACCATGACAGaagtgaaatgtgttttgaagaAGGTCAGGTCTGGGCTGCCTATGATGATCCTGACGGGATGCCACGCTCCTATGCCATGATTCGCAAGGTAATCTCTGTAGACCCTTTTAAGATGAAGGTATGCTGGCTTGATCCAAAACCTGGCAAAAAGGAAGCATTTGGGGAGTTTAAAGCAGGAAATATCGAAATTGTTTCTGCTCCCAACTATTTTTCTCACAAAGCTAATTTCACAAAACAAGAAAGTGggaacgttttgatttttccTAAGATAGGA
The sequence above is drawn from the Erigeron canadensis isolate Cc75 chromosome 4, C_canadensis_v1, whole genome shotgun sequence genome and encodes:
- the LOC122596115 gene encoding uncharacterized protein LOC122596115 → MECNRDEATRAKEIAESKFSNKDITGAKKFALKAQSLYPDLDGISQFLAILDVHVAAENKFNGELDFYGILGVNPLADDDTVRKHYRKLALALHPDKNKSIGADRAFQYVSEAWNLLSDKNKRSVYDHKRNVRVFKQKVQTQNGGSRPPNGFHYFTKATAAQKVKAKDTPTTTTTTKAKDTATTTKAKDTFTKTKDNTAKGKESTVKRKDTTNKVNDTAAKAMDVTTDAKDMTDSQKEKVKANPIKTGPTSVPSSSNKQMVSKTFWTVCKRCKLQYEFRRMYVNKNLLCPTCYGPFLAIETPPPNINAFSEVPESSQEAGKTVMNVETCKTVKVEPAHGTNSQWVPFSKVSSPADVAQAATLVQQTYQKVKRDREEAQATTKREKALRRKIAKNEAKLSSQHLNSMKTKQDVDALVATNETGPTVVKKDVSDTDIKNCLVNKSRMEIKKKLHEWSSETVKDSKDHEMDVPDSDFHNFDHDRSEMCFEEGQVWAAYDDPDGMPRSYAMIRKVISVDPFKMKVCWLDPKPGKKEAFGEFKAGNIEIVSAPNYFSHKANFTKQESGNVLIFPKIGDVCALYRNDQTLGLVKDKYEIVEVDQYNEVTGITVTPLVKVAGFKTVFHRHLDPKETRVFLKKEMSQFSYQIPSYLLTGQESPSAPKGCFELDPASVPPEFLQVGENVKNVDEAANVKCHMSDKDGGLAEVKELDNMEVEECSKY